Proteins encoded in a region of the Thermocaproicibacter melissae genome:
- a CDS encoding alpha/beta fold hydrolase — protein MGYYVKTASNVKIYVEDLNPEGNKTILFVHGWPGNHNLFEYQFNELPKLGYRCIGIDCRGFGLSDKPWSGYDYDTLADDIKSVIDALGLKNITLGGHSTGGAICIRYMARYNGYGVSKLALFAAAAPSLIQRPYFPYGLKKQDVLDIIQNTYHDRPNMLREFGKKIFFRYVTDAFSDWIFQLGLQAASWATIAIANSWIKEEGLFQDMKSIKVPTLILHGLDDEVCLFQLAIAQRDGISGAKLVPIEACGHFLFYDQKEIFNRELVKFTE, from the coding sequence ATGGGCTATTATGTAAAAACGGCATCGAATGTAAAAATCTATGTGGAAGATTTGAATCCGGAAGGAAATAAAACCATATTATTCGTTCACGGTTGGCCCGGAAATCATAATTTGTTTGAATACCAATTCAATGAATTGCCGAAATTGGGGTATCGATGCATCGGCATCGATTGCCGGGGATTTGGATTGTCCGATAAGCCTTGGAGTGGTTACGATTACGACACGCTCGCAGATGATATTAAATCTGTAATCGATGCGCTGGGTTTAAAGAATATTACACTTGGCGGCCATTCGACCGGCGGCGCAATCTGCATCCGCTATATGGCCAGATACAACGGGTACGGCGTGTCAAAACTCGCTCTTTTCGCGGCAGCAGCACCTAGCCTTATTCAACGTCCATATTTTCCATACGGATTAAAAAAGCAGGATGTGTTGGATATCATTCAGAATACATATCATGACCGACCCAATATGCTTCGTGAATTCGGCAAGAAAATATTTTTTCGATATGTGACGGATGCTTTCTCCGATTGGATATTCCAATTGGGTTTGCAAGCTGCAAGCTGGGCGACGATAGCCATTGCAAACTCATGGATAAAGGAAGAAGGCCTGTTTCAGGATATGAAATCCATCAAGGTTCCAACGTTAATCTTACATGGCCTTGACGATGAAGTATGTTTGTTCCAACTGGCGATTGCTCAGCGGGACGGTATCAGCGGTGCAAAGCTTGTACCGATTGAAGCGTGTGGGCATTTCCTTTTTTACGACCAAAAAGAGATTTTTAATCGAGAGCTGGTCAAATTCACCGAGTAA
- a CDS encoding DUF3006 domain-containing protein: protein MQYTIDRFEGNFAVVELENETFVNIPRSAIPSEAKEGDVITVMVDKGETEKREKRIKELEDSLFVD, encoded by the coding sequence ATGCAATACACGATTGATCGATTCGAAGGCAATTTCGCCGTGGTTGAATTAGAGAATGAAACCTTTGTGAACATTCCTCGGTCTGCCATCCCCAGTGAAGCAAAAGAAGGGGATGTGATTACGGTTATGGTCGATAAAGGAGAAACTGAAAAGCGCGAAAAAAGGATTAAAGAACTGGAAGACAGTCTGTTTGTCGATTAA
- a CDS encoding ComEC/Rec2 family competence protein, with translation MKKAGLWIISVLCGFMALIGLFSLPASWGLLFFIIPALLFNPKFQDFLSNRKFEITKTMAIAAVVLPLVTTMVSAATSPQSTSSTQFASSMAATVSSTPSSSITASSDSPSTAGSSSNATTTSLASSAVPQVNRSSSPAPSSGAKLKVHYMDVGQGDSEFLELPNKQTMLIDAGNSDNGTQIVSYIKALGYNKIDYLIATHPHADHIGGMATVVSKLNIGKIYMPKKSTNTKTYEKLLVAIQNKGLKIHTAKAGVNIVKVGNLNIDIMAPVYITGDDLNEYSAVIKVTYGNNKFLFMGDAGEESERQITADVKADVLKVGHHGSKTSTSQSFLNKVKPKYAVIEVGAGNSYGHPTSAALTRLQNIGATIYRTDKDGTIVFTSDSKTITVNKKASSIKQNAP, from the coding sequence GTGAAAAAGGCAGGTTTATGGATTATATCTGTACTTTGCGGATTTATGGCATTGATTGGGTTATTCTCGTTGCCGGCAAGCTGGGGGCTCTTGTTTTTTATCATCCCCGCTCTGCTTTTTAACCCAAAATTTCAAGACTTCCTAAGCAACAGGAAATTTGAAATAACAAAAACAATGGCGATTGCCGCTGTAGTGCTTCCATTGGTTACTACAATGGTGTCTGCAGCAACATCGCCTCAATCGACATCATCTACACAGTTTGCTTCTAGTATGGCGGCAACTGTTTCTTCAACCCCAAGTTCTTCTATAACAGCGTCTTCCGATTCACCTTCCACAGCAGGATCTTCCTCTAATGCAACGACTACTTCCTTAGCGTCATCCGCCGTACCGCAAGTAAACCGTTCTTCCTCCCCTGCACCGTCAAGCGGTGCAAAGCTCAAAGTCCACTACATGGATGTAGGTCAAGGTGATTCGGAATTTCTCGAACTTCCAAATAAGCAGACGATGCTGATCGACGCCGGAAATTCCGATAATGGGACTCAAATTGTAAGCTATATTAAAGCTCTGGGCTATAATAAAATCGATTATTTAATTGCGACACACCCCCATGCAGATCATATCGGCGGTATGGCAACGGTTGTAAGCAAACTGAATATCGGTAAAATTTATATGCCGAAGAAATCCACCAATACCAAGACCTACGAGAAACTTCTTGTCGCCATTCAAAATAAGGGACTTAAAATCCATACAGCAAAAGCCGGAGTCAATATTGTGAAGGTTGGTAACCTTAATATTGATATTATGGCACCTGTTTATATAACCGGCGATGACTTGAATGAATATTCCGCCGTTATCAAAGTGACCTATGGCAACAACAAATTCTTGTTTATGGGCGATGCAGGAGAAGAATCCGAAAGGCAGATTACCGCAGATGTGAAAGCAGATGTGCTCAAGGTAGGCCACCACGGCAGCAAGACTTCCACATCTCAATCATTTTTGAACAAGGTAAAGCCCAAATATGCCGTGATTGAAGTAGGTGCCGGAAACAGCTACGGCCATCCGACGAGCGCAGCACTAACGAGACTGCAAAATATCGGCGCAACAATTTATCGAACAGACAAGGATGGAACAATTGTTTTTACTTCAGACTCCAAGACGATTACGGTCAATAAAAAGGCATCCAGCATCAAACAGAACGCACCTTAA
- a CDS encoding HD-GYP domain-containing protein: MLLLPKSMIERTEPFNKTEQLLFYQHCELGLSSVKSYGLPKECTDIILQHHERLDGSGYPKGIKENKISQSSKIVMIADTIDVITSERPDGQRAYKMGEAIAMIKTGTEFSNELISLLENTLQQ; this comes from the coding sequence ATGCTGCTGCTTCCAAAATCCATGATAGAAAGGACGGAACCCTTCAACAAGACAGAACAGCTTTTGTTCTACCAACACTGTGAATTGGGCCTAAGTTCCGTTAAATCATATGGCCTTCCAAAAGAATGCACCGACATCATTTTGCAGCATCACGAGCGACTTGACGGAAGCGGATATCCAAAAGGAATCAAGGAAAATAAAATATCTCAGAGCAGCAAGATTGTAATGATTGCCGATACGATTGATGTAATAACATCTGAGCGTCCCGACGGCCAACGTGCTTATAAAATGGGGGAAGCGATAGCTATGATCAAAACAGGGACTGAATTTTCCAATGAATTAATTTCTCTGCTGGAAAACACACTGCAACAATAA
- a CDS encoding IS256 family transposase: protein MSDNIIQLNEDLIKNNLKDLVRSSVEETLNALLDHEADELVNAERYERSGDRKGYRSGHYERNFSTTSGNVKLRVPKLKGIQFETAIIERYKRRECSVEEALIEMYLAGVSVRRVEDITEALWGTKVSPGTISNLNKKAYGHIEQWRQRPLLEEYPYVYVDGIYLKRSWGGEIQNVSVLVAIGVNRHGYREIIGAAEGMKEDKESWKNFFVGLKERGLKGVRLIIGDKCLGMLETIPEVFPDAKYQRCTVHFYRNIFRVTPKNKMRSVTLMLKAIHAQESKEAAREKAASVAAKLREMKLSAAAKKVEESVDETLTYMDFPTEHWTRIRTNNVTERINREIKRRTKAIGAFPDGNSALMLVCARLRYVAASAWGTKRYLNMEHLFQMELMQQHSAS, encoded by the coding sequence ATGTCTGATAATATTATACAACTAAACGAAGACCTGATAAAGAATAATCTTAAAGATCTTGTCCGTAGTAGTGTGGAAGAAACACTGAATGCACTACTCGACCATGAAGCTGATGAGCTTGTTAATGCCGAGCGATATGAACGCTCTGGCGACCGAAAGGGGTATCGCTCCGGCCATTATGAGCGAAACTTTTCTACGACATCCGGAAATGTAAAACTCAGGGTTCCAAAGCTGAAGGGTATCCAGTTTGAGACAGCCATTATTGAACGCTACAAACGGCGGGAATGCTCTGTAGAAGAAGCGCTGATTGAGATGTATCTCGCAGGTGTTTCAGTACGCCGTGTGGAAGATATCACTGAGGCTCTCTGGGGTACAAAGGTGTCTCCGGGAACAATTAGTAATCTTAACAAAAAAGCCTATGGACATATTGAACAATGGCGTCAACGTCCTCTTTTAGAGGAGTATCCGTACGTTTATGTTGATGGTATTTATCTCAAGCGCAGTTGGGGTGGCGAAATACAGAATGTGTCTGTACTCGTTGCCATTGGCGTAAACCGTCATGGATATCGAGAAATCATTGGCGCTGCGGAAGGTATGAAGGAAGATAAAGAAAGTTGGAAAAACTTCTTTGTCGGCCTAAAAGAACGCGGATTAAAGGGCGTTCGCCTTATTATTGGAGATAAGTGTCTTGGAATGTTAGAAACCATTCCAGAAGTCTTCCCCGATGCCAAATATCAACGTTGTACCGTTCACTTTTATCGCAATATCTTTCGTGTTACACCGAAAAACAAAATGCGCTCAGTCACGTTAATGCTCAAAGCAATTCATGCCCAGGAAAGTAAAGAAGCTGCCCGCGAAAAAGCTGCTTCAGTTGCAGCTAAACTTCGTGAAATGAAATTGTCTGCGGCAGCTAAAAAGGTCGAAGAAAGTGTTGATGAAACTCTAACTTACATGGACTTTCCAACAGAGCACTGGACCAGAATTCGTACGAATAATGTAACCGAACGCATCAATCGAGAGATTAAACGCCGAACGAAAGCAATTGGTGCTTTCCCGGATGGCAATAGTGCTTTGATGCTGGTCTGTGCACGACTTCGTTATGTGGCAGCTTCTGCATGGGGAACGAAGCGTTATCTCAACATGGAGCACCTATTCCAGATGGAACTGATGCAACAACATTCTGCCAGCTAG
- a CDS encoding Mrp/NBP35 family ATP-binding protein: MSEETCTHDCSSCGKNCPSRKRNPADFLEKPNKLSKIGHVIGIVSGKGGVGKSLVTSMLAAAMSRRGFHAGILDADITGPSIPKMFGLHGKVMGNENGMYPVATKGGIDVVSVNLLLNDENAPVVWRGPIIANIVKQFWTDVVWKDVDYLFVDMPPGTGDVPLTVFQSIPVDGIVIVTSPQELVSMIVAKAVNMAKMMNIPIIGLIENMSYVKCPDCGKEINVFGKSHLNETAQKFGLKVLGRIPIDPEIAKKCDNGQAEDVAAPWIDAAVEAVASLREKK; the protein is encoded by the coding sequence ATGAGTGAAGAAACCTGTACCCATGACTGTTCTTCGTGCGGGAAGAACTGCCCTTCGCGGAAACGTAACCCCGCAGATTTTTTGGAAAAGCCGAACAAACTCAGCAAAATAGGGCACGTAATCGGCATTGTAAGCGGCAAAGGAGGCGTCGGCAAAAGCCTTGTTACCTCTATGCTTGCTGCGGCTATGAGCCGCCGCGGCTTTCATGCCGGTATTCTGGACGCTGACATCACCGGCCCGTCCATTCCGAAAATGTTTGGCCTGCATGGCAAAGTAATGGGCAACGAGAACGGAATGTACCCTGTTGCAACAAAAGGCGGCATCGACGTCGTTTCCGTCAACCTGCTTCTTAACGACGAGAATGCGCCTGTCGTCTGGCGCGGGCCGATCATTGCGAACATCGTGAAACAGTTCTGGACAGATGTTGTCTGGAAGGATGTAGATTATCTGTTCGTCGATATGCCACCAGGCACCGGTGATGTGCCGCTGACCGTATTTCAATCCATTCCGGTAGATGGCATTGTCATTGTTACTTCCCCTCAGGAGCTTGTCTCTATGATTGTGGCGAAAGCGGTCAACATGGCAAAGATGATGAATATTCCGATTATCGGCCTCATTGAAAACATGAGCTATGTAAAATGCCCTGACTGCGGGAAAGAAATTAATGTTTTTGGGAAAAGCCACCTAAACGAAACCGCCCAGAAATTCGGTTTGAAAGTTCTTGGCCGTATTCCAATTGACCCCGAAATCGCTAAGAAGTGCGATAACGGACAGGCGGAAGACGTTGCAGCTCCGTGGATTGACGCCGCCGTAGAAGCCGTTGCCTCACTTCGCGAAAAAAAATGA
- a CDS encoding NAD(P)H-dependent glycerol-3-phosphate dehydrogenase: MRISVIGCGRWGTFLAWYLSRIGHEITLYGRQGSQKFSQLAETRTNGLVTLKPEVSLTSDLGNAVKTAEILVISIGVQNFRGLMCELAKHDLSGKRVVLCMKGLESGSGKRLTEIFEEYSPETPVAIWVGPGHVQDFTKGIPNCMVIDSKSEELKTELVNAFSSNLIRFYYGHDLLGNEIGAASKNVIGIAAGMLDGLNKAALKGALMSRGTREIARLIKAMGGNEISAYGLAHLGDYEATVFSPYSHNRKFGELMVRGEPYDELAEGVATTSALLLLGKRYNVELPITNAVNAVVNEKKDPEQVLSALFLRSLKMEF, translated from the coding sequence GTGCGAATCAGTGTTATCGGGTGCGGCCGCTGGGGTACGTTTCTCGCATGGTACCTCTCGCGTATCGGCCACGAGATTACACTTTACGGGCGTCAAGGTTCCCAAAAATTTTCACAGCTTGCCGAAACACGGACAAACGGTCTTGTAACGCTGAAACCCGAAGTCTCGCTTACTTCCGATTTGGGGAATGCTGTTAAGACCGCGGAAATTCTGGTTATCTCGATTGGCGTACAAAACTTCCGCGGGCTGATGTGTGAGCTTGCGAAACATGACCTTTCCGGCAAACGGGTTGTTCTTTGCATGAAGGGACTGGAATCCGGTTCCGGAAAACGTTTGACTGAGATTTTTGAAGAATATTCTCCGGAAACACCGGTTGCTATTTGGGTCGGCCCGGGCCATGTGCAGGATTTTACCAAAGGAATCCCGAACTGCATGGTAATCGACAGCAAAAGCGAAGAACTGAAAACAGAGCTCGTGAACGCGTTTTCCAGTAACCTAATCCGCTTTTATTACGGCCATGATTTGCTCGGGAACGAAATTGGAGCAGCTTCAAAAAACGTGATTGGCATTGCCGCAGGAATGTTGGACGGGCTTAATAAAGCAGCGCTCAAGGGTGCGCTTATGTCGCGCGGGACGCGTGAAATCGCACGGCTCATTAAGGCAATGGGCGGAAATGAGATTTCTGCTTACGGTTTGGCGCATCTGGGAGATTATGAAGCAACAGTATTCTCCCCTTACAGCCACAACCGAAAATTCGGTGAATTGATGGTACGCGGCGAGCCTTACGATGAATTAGCAGAAGGAGTTGCTACGACGTCCGCTTTGCTCCTGCTCGGCAAGCGATACAACGTGGAGCTTCCTATCACCAATGCGGTCAATGCCGTTGTGAACGAGAAAAAGGACCCCGAACAAGTGCTTTCTGCCCTTTTTCTGCGCAGCCTGAAAATGGAGTTTTGA
- a CDS encoding MYG1 family protein: protein MELGNIAFTHNGKFHADDVFGAALLKIVKPDIIIKRVAAVPEGFTGMAFDIGHGRFDHHQADAEIRENGVPYAAFGLLWREFGEQLLLKGCSPEDAAKAAAHFDEKFVQPLDEDDNTGCGNQLAGAIASFNPVWDSDEDPDVCFAQAVEFASAILHRKLEGMFSESRAKSFVTEALEKSEDGIVVLPHFAPWKTVLVPSPAKFVVYPSQRGGYNAQAIPETLDGEGVKCPFPLEWAGKESEELQASSGLKTLRFCHRGRFLAAADTLEDAKEACRIAMRTA from the coding sequence TTGGAATTAGGCAATATTGCTTTTACACACAACGGTAAATTCCACGCCGATGATGTTTTTGGGGCTGCGCTTCTGAAAATCGTCAAACCCGACATTATCATCAAGCGTGTTGCAGCCGTTCCGGAAGGCTTTACTGGCATGGCTTTTGACATCGGTCATGGGCGGTTCGACCACCACCAGGCTGATGCGGAAATCCGCGAAAACGGTGTTCCCTATGCAGCATTCGGCCTTCTCTGGCGCGAATTCGGCGAACAGCTCCTTCTGAAAGGATGCAGCCCAGAAGATGCGGCAAAAGCTGCGGCTCATTTTGACGAAAAATTCGTTCAGCCGCTCGACGAAGATGACAACACCGGCTGCGGCAACCAGCTCGCCGGGGCAATTGCATCGTTCAACCCAGTCTGGGACTCCGATGAGGATCCAGACGTCTGCTTCGCGCAAGCTGTAGAATTCGCTTCCGCCATTCTTCACAGAAAATTAGAAGGGATGTTCAGTGAATCGCGGGCCAAATCATTCGTCACAGAGGCTTTGGAAAAATCGGAAGATGGCATTGTTGTTCTGCCGCATTTTGCGCCGTGGAAAACAGTTCTCGTTCCATCCCCTGCGAAATTTGTCGTCTATCCGTCACAGCGCGGCGGATACAATGCCCAAGCGATTCCGGAAACGCTGGACGGTGAGGGTGTAAAATGTCCGTTCCCCTTAGAATGGGCCGGAAAAGAAAGTGAGGAACTTCAGGCATCTTCCGGGCTGAAAACTCTGCGGTTCTGCCACCGCGGAAGATTCCTCGCCGCTGCAGACACCTTAGAGGACGCCAAAGAAGCCTGCCGTATTGCTATGAGGACAGCATAA
- a CDS encoding EamA family transporter, translating to MWFWLSLVAILFWSGSDLFSKIGSKPDDKYSHWKMVIAVGLIMGIHAIVQVCTGTPFGIQDIFIYLPVSALYILAMILGYVGLRYVVLSESTPICNSSGAVAALLCFIFLHQTMELLQFIAVALISIGIFSLSVLEKKQADEERRLQGIVPDKKYTSSFIALFFPIFYCFIDGLGTFSDALVLDKYIQEDSANIAYEFTFLFLAFVALFYLLVIKKQKIVLSKEKPKFVAGICETAGQFAYIYALGDNAIVAAPLISSYCVFSVLWARLFLKEKLTLKQYLAIFAATAGIILLGAGGF from the coding sequence ATGTGGTTTTGGCTTTCCCTTGTTGCTATTCTCTTTTGGAGCGGTTCGGATCTTTTCTCGAAAATCGGTTCCAAACCGGACGATAAATACAGCCATTGGAAAATGGTTATTGCAGTCGGCCTTATCATGGGAATCCATGCAATCGTTCAGGTATGTACGGGGACACCGTTCGGAATCCAGGATATTTTTATTTATCTTCCGGTCTCTGCGCTTTATATTCTCGCAATGATTCTCGGTTACGTTGGCCTTCGCTATGTGGTTCTGTCTGAGTCTACACCGATCTGCAATTCTTCCGGCGCCGTTGCCGCACTGCTCTGTTTCATCTTTCTGCATCAGACCATGGAGCTGCTTCAGTTTATTGCAGTGGCGCTGATTTCCATCGGCATCTTCTCTCTCTCCGTTCTTGAGAAGAAGCAGGCAGATGAAGAACGTCGGCTCCAAGGCATCGTTCCGGACAAAAAATACACCTCCAGCTTCATTGCGCTGTTCTTCCCCATTTTCTACTGTTTCATTGACGGACTTGGAACATTTAGCGATGCTCTTGTGCTGGACAAATATATTCAGGAAGACTCGGCCAACATTGCCTATGAGTTTACTTTCCTGTTCCTTGCCTTTGTTGCTCTGTTCTACCTGCTTGTCATCAAAAAGCAGAAAATAGTCTTATCCAAAGAAAAGCCGAAGTTTGTGGCCGGAATCTGCGAAACCGCAGGCCAGTTTGCATACATTTATGCGCTGGGCGACAACGCCATTGTTGCGGCTCCGCTGATTTCCTCTTACTGCGTCTTTTCCGTTCTGTGGGCAAGGCTTTTTCTCAAAGAAAAACTTACGCTGAAACAGTACCTTGCCATCTTTGCCGCTACCGCGGGAATTATTCTGCTCGGTGCCGGAGGCTTTTAA
- a CDS encoding dipeptidase, whose protein sequence is MNYFDLHCDTITECYKAHRELAKNNLALDLERTAAYQSWAQVFAVWTPDEQRGEAAYNGFHDVAEFFHEQVQKNSSSTVFCRTRKDLKEAAAAGKRATLLSIEGAGALAGNLEHLYDAKQLGVCLITLTWNGHCEAGDGCGVPNAGGLTPFGFDLIREMEKLNIIIDVSHLSEKGFWDVAHRTSKPFVASHSDAKSVCPHQRNLTDDQFRVIIERNGLVGINLCGKFLAPRDPKAEDVLRHVDHFLNLGGESVLAVGSDLDGCVMASGIHAVDEMGILYHLLEKEFGKEIADRIFWENAFRFFTEQLD, encoded by the coding sequence ATGAATTATTTCGATCTGCACTGCGACACGATTACGGAATGTTACAAAGCCCACCGTGAACTGGCAAAGAATAATCTGGCACTGGACCTTGAGCGTACGGCTGCCTACCAAAGCTGGGCACAGGTGTTTGCGGTCTGGACTCCGGATGAACAACGCGGTGAAGCCGCTTACAACGGTTTCCACGACGTAGCGGAATTCTTTCACGAACAGGTGCAGAAAAACAGCAGCTCCACAGTTTTCTGCCGCACACGCAAAGACCTCAAGGAAGCTGCTGCGGCGGGAAAGCGTGCAACCTTGCTTTCCATTGAAGGCGCCGGTGCGCTTGCCGGCAATCTGGAACATCTCTACGATGCAAAACAGCTCGGCGTCTGCCTCATTACACTTACTTGGAACGGACACTGTGAAGCCGGCGACGGCTGCGGCGTGCCGAACGCCGGAGGTCTGACGCCGTTCGGGTTCGACTTGATTCGTGAAATGGAAAAACTCAACATCATCATAGACGTTTCCCATCTCTCGGAAAAAGGCTTCTGGGACGTCGCACACAGGACCAGCAAGCCGTTTGTAGCTTCACACTCCGATGCGAAATCCGTCTGCCCGCATCAGCGGAACCTGACAGATGACCAGTTTCGCGTAATCATCGAGAGGAATGGACTAGTCGGCATTAACCTCTGCGGAAAATTCCTTGCTCCGCGCGACCCGAAAGCAGAAGACGTTCTTCGTCATGTAGACCATTTTCTGAACCTCGGCGGCGAATCTGTGCTTGCTGTTGGCTCCGACCTTGACGGCTGCGTGATGGCAAGCGGAATTCACGCTGTCGACGAAATGGGGATTTTGTATCACCTTTTGGAAAAAGAATTCGGCAAAGAAATCGCCGATCGAATCTTCTGGGAAAACGCTTTTCGATTCTTTACGGAACAGCTTGATTAA
- a CDS encoding cysteine desulfurase family protein, translating to MPELIYLDHAATTPLSRCALEAMMPYLTEEFGNPSSIYQPGRKARTALDNAREKIASLFGAHPDEIYFTSGGTESDNWVIRAAEEFGDKRKRLVVSSVEHHAVLKPAQEMQRRGFELSLLPVDRSCRVLPETLRKEADEKTALVSVMMANNEVGTIMPIAELASTAHEVGAWFHTDAVQAAGHIPINVEKLGIDMMSFSAHKFGGPKGIGGLYLRRGIRAGPGQLGGGQERGLRAGTENVAGAVGMAAALEESCRRMEENASRIAALRDRLIRGVLQIPGAILTGDPKNRLPGNASFLFEGASGEAIVFLLDRSGICASSGSACSAGALEPSHVLLAMGYSEEAARSSLRLTLGEENTEADVTEVLKVLPGIISRLRAE from the coding sequence ATGCCAGAATTGATTTACCTTGACCATGCGGCAACAACGCCGCTTTCGCGCTGCGCGCTAGAGGCGATGATGCCCTACCTGACAGAGGAGTTCGGGAATCCATCTTCCATTTACCAGCCCGGAAGAAAAGCACGCACCGCCCTTGACAATGCGCGGGAAAAAATAGCATCTTTGTTCGGTGCGCATCCCGATGAAATCTATTTCACCTCAGGCGGGACGGAATCTGACAACTGGGTAATTCGCGCAGCGGAAGAATTCGGTGATAAGCGCAAAAGACTCGTGGTTTCTTCCGTGGAGCACCATGCCGTTTTGAAGCCTGCGCAAGAAATGCAGCGCCGCGGATTTGAGCTTTCGCTCCTCCCCGTTGACCGCTCCTGCCGTGTACTTCCTGAAACACTGCGCAAAGAAGCCGACGAGAAAACGGCGCTTGTAAGCGTCATGATGGCGAACAATGAAGTCGGTACCATCATGCCGATTGCGGAGCTGGCATCCACAGCACATGAAGTAGGCGCATGGTTTCACACCGACGCTGTGCAGGCGGCAGGACACATTCCCATCAATGTTGAAAAACTCGGAATCGACATGATGTCGTTTTCCGCGCACAAATTCGGCGGGCCGAAAGGCATCGGAGGACTATATCTGCGGCGCGGGATTCGGGCTGGCCCGGGACAGCTTGGCGGCGGACAGGAACGCGGCCTGCGTGCCGGAACCGAAAACGTGGCCGGCGCAGTCGGAATGGCTGCCGCCCTCGAAGAATCCTGCCGGCGCATGGAGGAAAACGCATCCCGCATTGCCGCCCTGCGCGACCGTTTAATTCGCGGCGTTCTTCAAATTCCGGGTGCCATACTGACGGGCGACCCGAAGAACCGTTTGCCGGGGAATGCTTCTTTCCTGTTTGAAGGCGCGTCCGGCGAGGCAATTGTTTTTCTGCTTGACCGCAGCGGAATCTGCGCTTCCTCCGGTTCGGCCTGCTCGGCAGGAGCACTGGAGCCTTCTCATGTGCTTCTTGCCATGGGATATTCCGAAGAAGCCGCGCGCAGTTCCCTGCGTCTGACACTGGGCGAAGAAAACACGGAAGCTGACGTAACGGAAGTTTTGAAAGTCCTGCCGGGTATCATTTCGCGGCTACGTGCAGAATAG